From Microcystis aeruginosa NIES-2549, a single genomic window includes:
- a CDS encoding MEKHLA domain-containing protein, translating to MEIWQDLAIIAWTELLLDSYEQLIGRSLLPRIGTGKEQSKMLFYAPFVLVSHGTQTNPIFNYGNRSALDLWGLTWPELLTTPSRATVQGEEPAQERQKMLDLVKKKGYINDYHGVRITKNGQLFRIEKAIVWNIIDRDGIYCGQAATFADWIFL from the coding sequence ATGGAAATTTGGCAAGATTTAGCTATTATAGCTTGGACAGAATTGCTGCTGGATAGTTATGAACAGTTAATCGGGCGATCGCTTTTGCCCCGGATCGGTACTGGCAAAGAACAGAGTAAAATGCTCTTTTATGCCCCTTTTGTCCTAGTTTCCCACGGTACACAAACTAATCCGATCTTTAACTATGGTAATCGCAGCGCCCTCGATCTCTGGGGTTTAACTTGGCCAGAATTATTAACAACTCCTTCGCGAGCAACGGTACAGGGAGAGGAACCCGCCCAAGAACGCCAAAAAATGCTGGATTTAGTCAAAAAAAAGGGCTATATCAACGATTATCACGGGGTAAGGATCACGAAAAACGGTCAACTATTTCGCATTGAAAAAGCGATCGTTTGGAATATCATCGATCGTGACGGCATTTACTGCGGACAGGCTGCCACTTTTGCCGATTGGATTTTTCTCTGA